In a genomic window of Melanotaenia boesemani isolate fMelBoe1 chromosome 1, fMelBoe1.pri, whole genome shotgun sequence:
- the lrrc28 gene encoding leucine-rich repeat-containing protein 28 — protein MATELHETIFMAKQERHKNLFLNYKNLNIFPVELLKDEGLQFLERLYMKRNSLTTLPDNLAQKLPNLIELYLHSNNLVIIPEAIGNLARLQSLDLSNNALQLLCPEIGRLRSLRHLRLSNNQLKCLPPEIGDLQDLETLDVAVNQLMSLPDRLHRCLSLQNLTVDHNLLSHLPRQLCWLHRLNQLSMAANRLTFLPLDLGRSRELQFVFVDNNVDLKGLPSYLYNKVIGCSGCGVSTQALEGDMGEALGEVLSEALVGLPSEVKVIGSETDNVVPLEELAMRTLHRIYHHRPVELNLVPPISLPKSLLDLLQFPLGHCHRCSQAMFTIIYPKLFPLRDTALAGVHRRTMVSFVAYCCSSHCLRTFDLQG, from the exons ATGGCAACCGAACTACATGAGACTATATTTATGGCCAAACAGGAGCGCCACAAAAACCTGTTTCTGAACTACAAAAACCTGAATATTTTCCCAGTAGAGCTGCTGAAAGATGAAGGACTGCAGTTTTTGGAGAGATTGTACATGAAGAGAAACTCACTCACTACACTG CCTGACAATCTTGCCCAGAAGCTTCCAAATCTTATTGAGCT GTACTTGCACTCAAACAACTTAGTCATTATTCCTGAAG CTATTGGAAACCTGGCCAGACTGCAGTCGCTGGACCTCAGCAATAATGCCCTCCAGCTCCTTTGTCCAGAGATTGGCCGCTTGAGGTCTTTACGGCACCTGAGGCTATCCAATAACCAGCTTAAATGCCTTCCTCCAG AGATTGGAGATCTGCAGGACTTGGAGACTCTCGATGTGGCCGTGAACCAGCTGATGTCTCTTCCAGATCGGCTGCACCGCTGTCTCTCCCTCCAGAATCTTACAGTGGACCACAACCTACTAAGCCACCTTCCCAGACAGCTCTGCTGGCTGCACCGCCTCAACCAGCTCTCCATGGCTGCAAACCGGCTGACTTTCCTACCACTCG atcTGGGCAGATCACGGGAGctgcagtttgtgtttgtggatAACAATGTGGACCTCAAAGGTCTCCCCTCCTACTTGTATAATAAAGTCATCGGATGCAGCGG GTGTGGCGTATCAACTCAAGCCCTGGAGGGTGATATGGGTGAGGCGCTGGGTGAGGTGTTGAGCGAAGCCCTGGTTGGGCTGCCATCTGAAGTGAAGGTGATTGGTTCAGAGACAGATAATGTAGTTCCCCTGGAAGAGCTAGCTATGAGGACTTTACACCGCATCTACCACCACCGACCAGTAG AGCTCAACTTGGTGCCTCCCATCAGCCTTCCAAAGAGTTTGCTGGACCTGCTACAGTTTCCTCTAGGTCACTGTCACCGTTGCAGCCAAGCCATGTTTACCATCATCTACCCCAAACTTTTCCCCCTCCGTGACACTGCGTTGGCAGGAGTTCACCGCAG aaCGATGGTGAGTTTTGTGGCTTATTGCTGCTCAAGCCACTGCCTCCGAACCTTTGACCTCCAGGGTTGA